TCTTCAATTCGTAGCCCAACTCTTGGTAGAGTTTGATATCACGCGCCATGGTGGCGACGTTACAGGAGATATAGGCGATACGGTCAGCTCCTGTTTGGGCGCTTGCTTTGATAAAGCTTTCGGTCAAGCCCTTGCGTGGCGGGTCAACTAGGATGGCGGTTGGTTGGATGCCTTCCTTGAGCCAATTCTTCATGGCATTTTCAGCTGTGTCACAGACATAGTGGGCATTGGTGATATTGTTTAATGCAGCATTCTTCTGGCTATTCTCTACCGCTTCTGGGATGACTTCGACCCCGTAGACTTCCTTGACATGCTTGGCAACTGATAGGCCAATGGTCCCGATTCCTGAGTAGGCATCAATCACCACATCATCTTCTCTTAACTCCGCAAAGTCAATGGCTGTCTGATAGAGCTTCTCTGCCATTTCGGTATTGACCTGATAAAAGGCTGGTCCAGAGATTTGGAAGCTATTGCCCAACATTTGATCCGTAATATAGTCTTGACCATAGAGAACCCGCCATTCTTTTCCAAAAATGGCATTGGTATTCTGATCATTAATATTTTGCATGACGGATTTGATGGCTGGGAATTGCTTGATCAACTGCTCGATCAACTGGTCCACACGGAACACCTTGGGACGAGTGGTGACCAAAATGACCATGATTTCTCCTGAATGATGTCCTCGACGAACCACAAGATTTCGAATTAAGCCAGATTGTTCCTGCTCATCATAAGGCTTGAGGTCAAAACGACGAATCAAATCCCTAAGTGCCAAGACCACTTGGTCAATGACGGGATCTTGGATATAAAAGTCTTCAATCGGCATCAAATCATGAGAGTTCTTCCGAAAGAAGCCTGTTTCGACCTGACCATTGACACGACGTACAGGGACTTGGGCCTTGTTACGATACTGGACAGGATGGTCCATCCCCAAAGTCAGGGGAACGTCGATATCGGAGATTCCTGCCATCTTGTAAAGGCTATCCTTGACCTGCTTGGCCTTGAATTTCAGCTGCTCCGGATAAGCTAGGTGACCTAAGTCGGCGATTCCGCTTCGTAAATAGGCAAGATCAAGCTCTTCATTGCGGTGAGGCGATTTTTCTAGGTATTCCTCTACTTTTCCGTAGCCGATCTTTTTGTTGACTTTAAGCACGCGCATGCGGATAACTTCTCCTGGCAGGGCATTCTCCACAAAAAAGACCAGGCCATCGACCTTAGCCACTCCTGCTCCTTCATGGGTCAAATCGACAATCTCAACGGTTACAATTTCATTTTTCTTTAACATGGTGTTCTATCTTTCTACAAATTAAAAGGGGTGGAGTCCAAAACTCCTATCCCCTTATTATATCATCTCAGTCCCATTTGGTACAATTTCTTTTTATATGCATCGAAATCGACGAGCAAGCCTTGGCCACCGTACATATCGTAGGCATCGACCCAATCCCCATTTTCTGGGATGGTCACTCGTTCAATTCCTTTTCCAGCACTACCGACTAGGCCAAGTCCATTAGTCAATAGGAAGGAGAAAGGAAC
The Streptococcus parasanguinis genome window above contains:
- the rlmD gene encoding 23S rRNA (uracil(1939)-C(5))-methyltransferase RlmD translates to MLKKNEIVTVEIVDLTHEGAGVAKVDGLVFFVENALPGEVIRMRVLKVNKKIGYGKVEEYLEKSPHRNEELDLAYLRSGIADLGHLAYPEQLKFKAKQVKDSLYKMAGISDIDVPLTLGMDHPVQYRNKAQVPVRRVNGQVETGFFRKNSHDLMPIEDFYIQDPVIDQVVLALRDLIRRFDLKPYDEQEQSGLIRNLVVRRGHHSGEIMVILVTTRPKVFRVDQLIEQLIKQFPAIKSVMQNINDQNTNAIFGKEWRVLYGQDYITDQMLGNSFQISGPAFYQVNTEMAEKLYQTAIDFAELREDDVVIDAYSGIGTIGLSVAKHVKEVYGVEVIPEAVENSQKNAALNNITNAHYVCDTAENAMKNWLKEGIQPTAILVDPPRKGLTESFIKASAQTGADRIAYISCNVATMARDIKLYQELGYELKKVQPVDLFPQTHHVECVSLLVKCG